Proteins encoded in a region of the Oncorhynchus clarkii lewisi isolate Uvic-CL-2024 chromosome 18, UVic_Ocla_1.0, whole genome shotgun sequence genome:
- the LOC139373587 gene encoding DNA topoisomerase 2-beta-like isoform X1, which yields MSNGAAGSGGLTWVTLFDKKNAAKKREEEAAAAAAAANGRGDGGKAEGGGGGAKKKGGDKMSVERVYQKKTQLEHILLRPDTYIGSVEPVTQQMWVFDEDLGMNLREITYVPGLYKIFDEILVNAADNKQRDKSMSTIKISIDPESNTITIWNNGKGIPVVEHKDEKMYVPALIFGHLLTSSNYDDEQKKVTGGRNGYGAKLCNIFSTKFTVETACKEYKHSFKQTWQNNMGKTSDSKIKFFDGDDFTCVTFQPDLSKFKMEKLDKDIVALLTKRAYDIAGSCKGVKVMLNGKKLPVTGFRSYVDLYVKDKLDEVGVALKVVNESVNERWEVCLTMSEKGFQQISFVNSIATTKGGRHIDYVVDQIVAKLIEVVKKKNKAGVSVKPFQVKNHIWVFVNALIENPTFDSQTKENMTLQTKSFGSKCPLSEKFIRAATNCGIVESILNWVKFKAQTQLNKKCSSVKYSKIKGIPKLDDANDAGGKHSSECTLILTEGDSAKSLAVSGLGVIGRDRYGVFPLRGKILNVREATHKQIMENAEINNIIKIVGLQYKKSYEDPESLRSLRYGKIMIMTDQDQDGSHIKGLLINFFHHNWPSLLKHTFLEEFITPIVKVNKNKQEHAFYSIPEFDEWKKQTVNFKTWHIKYYKGLGTSTSKEAKEYFADMEKHRIMFRYAGTEDDAAITLAFSKKKTDDRKEWLTNFMEDRRQRRMHGLPEQYLYGTQAKHLSYNDFINKELILFSNSDNERSIPSLVDGLKPGQRKVLFTCMKRNDKREVKVAQLAGSVAEMSAYHHGEQSLLMTIVNLAQNFVGSNNVNILQPLGQFGTRINGGKDAASPRYIFTMLSPLAKMLFPAVDSSLLKFLFDDNQKVEPEWYIPILPLVLVNGAEGIGTGWACKIPNYDHREIVNNLYRMLNMQDPLPMLPSYKNFKGVIHELGQNQYMVSGEISVLDKNTIEITELPVRTWTQAYKESVLEPMLQGTEKTPALINDYKEYHTDQTVKFVVRMSEEKLAQAEAAGLHKVFKLQSSLTCNSMVLFDHMGCLKRYDSVQDILKEFFELRLHYYKLRKDWLVGSLGAEASKLSNQARFVLEKIEGKITIENKSKRELIRMLVQKGFESDPVAAWTKAQEKALEEDDHDGNNSDSSVDSGSSSGPNFNYILNMPLWCLSKEKVDELLRQRDIKKGELNELQRKSPEDLWKEDLAVFIEELDKIEAQEQADICAGRGTKLVKGKVGKPKVKKLHLEETLPSLYGRRVVPTITQAMKTDASKKMTKKKKGDADLVMKLEFDDEMGVLGSDGGTGENSLNSSSNTPAPTPAKPKAPRVKREKKEPGTPRARKPPAPKGSSGKKVKKRNPWSEDESKSESDLEDSEPVVIPRDTKSQRASAVKPKYTFDFSEEEDGGEEEEEDDEDAASSPVRPCKDDFTASSETKDRYNDHSANDEDDEDIFPPPKQTTTTVSPAKKKEPESIFSSSKSAFSSEKSNDSDDLKLDSDEEDKAFSSYSSSSAFDKPVPAKKGQEAARSQQDAQYSAKKLSDAALKPRKAPTPKTPPKQKLDTSVWDSDSDTGSKKPSPALKGKSGGRKRKQSGSEEDDFSPKKTPGKAPKTPASRKPSKKVAVTPPPMSDDDDVDSNRFSQSSVASRERPGRGRAKKEVKYFAESGSDDDQYDMFE from the exons TCAACGCAGCTGACAACAAACAGCGGGATAAGAGCATGTCAACCATAAAGATCTCCATTGATCC TGAGTCCAACACCATCACCATCTGGAACAATGGTAAAGGCATCCCTGTGGTGGAACACAAAGATGAGAAGATGTATGTTCCCGCTCTCATCTTCGGACACCTCCTCACCTCCAGTAACTACGACGACGAGCAGAAGAAAGTCACAG GTGGAAGGAACGGGTACGGTGCTAAACTCTGCAACATCTTCAGCACAAAGTTCACAGTGGAAACCGCCTGCAAGGAGTACAAACACAGCTTCAAACAG aCTTGGCAGAACAACATGGGGAAGACGAGCGACTCCAAGATCAAGTTCTTTGACGGGGATGACTTCACGTGCGTGACCTTCCAGCCGGACCTGTCCAAGTTCAAGATGGAGAAGCTGGACAAGGACATCGTGGCTCTGCTCACCAAGAGGGCTTACGACATCGCTGGGTCCTGCAAGGGCGTCAAAGTCATGCTCAACGGGAAGAAACTCCCT gTGACAGGGTTCCGCAGCTATGTGGACCTGTACGTGAAGGACAAGCTAGACGAGGTGGGCGTGGCTTTGAAGGTGGTCAACGAGTCGGTCAACGAGCGCTGGGAGGTCTGTCTCACTATGAGTGAGAAGGGATTCCAACAGATCAGCTTCGTCAACAGTATCGCCACCACCAAG GGTGGCAGACACATTGATTATGTGGTGGACCAGATCGTAGCCAAGCTGATAGAAGtggtgaagaagaagaacaaaGCTGGTGTCTCAGTCAAACCCTTCCAG GTGAAGAACCACATCTGGGTGTTTGTGAATGCGTTGATCGAGAACCCGACCTTTGACTCCCAGACCAAGGAGAACATGACCCTCCAGACCAAGAGCTTTGGTTCTAAGTGTCCTCTGTCTGAGAAGTTCATCAGAGCA GCGACCAACTGTGGCATCGTGGAGAGTATCCTGAACTGGGTGAAGTTCAAGGCCCAGACACAACTCAACAAGAAGTGTTCTTCAGTGAAGTACAGCAAGATTAAAGGCATCCCCAAGCTTGACGACGCCAACGATGCTG gtggtaaacaCTCGTCAGAATGCACTCTGATCCTGACTGAGGGAGACTCGGCCAAGTCCTTGGCCGTCTCCGGCCTTGGTGTCATTGGGCGAGATCGCTATGGTGTCTTCCCACTACGAGGAAAAATTCTGAACGTACGAGAGGCCACACACAAACAG ATCATGGAGAACGCAGAGATCAACAACATCATCAAGATCGTGGGTCTGCAGTACAAGAAGAGCTACGAGGACCCAGAGTCTCTGAGATCCCTACGCTACGGCAAGATCATGATCATGACCGATCAG GATCAAGATGGCTCCCATATCAAGGGTTTGCTCATCAATTTCTTCCATCACAACTGGCCATCCCTGCTCAAACACACCTTCCTGGAGGAGTTCATCACGCCCATCGTCAAA GTGAACAAGAATAAACAGGAGCATGCTTTCTACAGCATTCCAGAGTTTGACGAATGGAAGAAACAGACGGTCAACTTTAAAACCTGGCATATAAAGTACTACAAAG GTTTGGGTACCAGCACAAGCAAGGAGGCCAAGGAGTACTTTGCAGACATGGAGAAACACCGGATCATGTTTAGATACGCCGGGACAGAGGACGACGCTGCCATCACACTG GCGTTCAGTAAGAAGAAGACTGACGACAGGAAGGAGTGGCTCACCAACTTCatggaggacaggagacagaggaggatgcACGGCCTGCCAGAG CAATACCTGTACGGCACGCAGGCGAAACACCTGTCCTACAACGACTTCATCAACAAAGAACTCATCCTCTTCTCCAACTCTGACAACGAGAGATCCATCCCATCCTTAGTGGACG GTCTGAAGCCAGGTCAGAGAAAGGTACTCTTCACCTGTATGAAGAGGAATGATAAGAGGGAGGTGAAGGTGGCTCAGCTGGCTGGTTCAGTGGCAGAGATGTCTGCCTACCATCATGGAGAG CAATCCCTGTTGATGACAATTGTGAACTTGGCCCAGAACTTTGTGGGCAGCAACAACGTGAACATCCTGCAGCCGCTGGGTCAGTTTGGTACCCGCATCAACGGGGGCAAGGATGCTGCCAGCCCCCGTTACATCTTCACCATGCTCAG TCCCCTGGCCAAGATGTTGTTCCCAGCGGTGGACTCCAGCCTGCTGAAGTTCCTGTTTGATGACAACCAGAAGGTGGAGCCAGAGTGGTACATCCCCATCCTCCCTTTGGTGCTGGTGAACGGGGCCGAGGGCATCGGGACGGGCTGGGCGTGCAAGATCCCCAACTACGACCACAGAGAGATAGTCAACAACCTGTACCGCATGCTCAACATGCAGGACCCTCTGCCCATG CTGCCCAGCTATAAGAACTTTAAAGGAGTGATCCATGAGTTGGGTCAGAACCAGTACATGGTCAGTGGCGAGATCTCTGTCCTGGACAAGAACACCATTGAGATCACTGAGCTGCCCGTTCGCACCTGGACACAG gcctACAAGGAGTCGGTACTAGAGCCCATGCTCCAGGGGACAGAGAAGACTCCAGCTCTGATTAatgactataaggagtaccacaCGGACCAAACCGTCAAGTTTGTAGTCCGTATGTCAGAGGAGAAGCTGGCCCAGGCAGAGGCTGCTGGACTACACAAAGTCTTCAAGCTACAGTCCAGCCTCACCTGCAACTCCATG GTGTTGTTTGACCACATGGGCTGTCTGAAGAGGTATGACTCGGTCCAGGACATTCTCAAGGAGTTCTTTGAGCTGCGGTTGCACTACTACAAGCTGAGGAAGGATTGGCTTGTGGGGAGCCTGGGGGCGGAGGCTTCCAAACTGTCCAATCAGGCAAGATTTGTGCTGGAGAAGATCGAAGGAAAGATCACAATCG AGAACAAGTCTAAGAGGGAACTGATCAGGATGCTGGTGCAGAAAGGATTTGAGTCAGACCCGGTGGCGGCATGGACCAAGGCACAGGAAAAG gcTCTGGAGGAGGACGATCATGATGGTAACAACAGTGACAGCTCTGTGGACTCTGGGTCGTCGTCGGGACCAAACTTCAACTACATCCTCAACATGCCTCTGTGGTGCCTGTCCAAGGAGAAGGTGGACGAGCTGCTCCGACAGAGAGACATCAAG AAAGGAGAGTTGAATGAGCTGCAGAGGAAGTCTCCTGAGGACCTGTGGAAGGAGGACCTGGCTGTCTTCATTGAGGAACTGGAT AAAATCGAGGCCCAGGAGCAGGCAGACATATGTGCAGGTAGAGGCACCAAGCTGGTGAAGGGCAAGGTGGGCAAGCCCAAGGTGAAGAAACTACACCTGGAGGAAACGTTACCCTCGCTGTACGGCCGTAGGGTCGTACCCACCATCACACAGGCCATGAAGACTGACGCCTCCAAGAAGATGACCAAGAAGAAGAAG GGTGATGCGGACCTGGTGATGAAGCTGGAGTTTGATGATGAGATGGGAGTACTGGGATCAGACGGAGGAACAGGGGAGAACTCCCTCAACTCCTCCTCTAATacaccagccccaaccccagccaagCCCAAGGCCCCCCGGGTCAAACGGGAGAAGAAGGAGCCAG GTACTCCAAGAGCCAGGAAACCCCCAGCACCCAAAGGATCGTCTGGTAAGAAGGTGAAGAAGCGTAACCCCTGGTCGGAGGACGAGTCCAAATCAGAGAGCGACCTGGAGGACAGTGAACCTGTAGTCATTCCCCGAGACACCAAGTCACAACGGGCCTCAG CGGTCAAGCCCAAGTACACCTTTGATTTCAgtgaggaagaggatggaggagaggaagaggaggaggatgatgaagatGCTGCGTCCTCGCCCGTCCGGCCCTGCAAAGACGACTTCACTGCCTCCTCCGAGACTAAAGACCGATACAACGACCACAGCGCCAATGACGAGGATGATGAAGATATCTTCCCCCCGCCCAAACAGACAACCACCACCGTCTCACCAGCAAAGAAGAAGGAACCAGAGAGTATATTCTCCTCCTCCAAATCAGCCTTCTCCTCTGAAAAGAGCAATGACAGTG ACGATCTGAAGTTGGACAGTGACGAGGAAGACAAGGCCTTCTCCTCCTACTCCAGCAGCTCTGCCTTCGACAAACCTGTCCCAGCTAAGAAAG GACAAGAAGCAGCCCGGTCTCAACAAGACGCACAATACT CAGCTAAGAAGCTGTCGGATGCAGCGCTCAAACCCAGGAAAGCACCAACGCCCAAAACGCCACCAAAACAGAAGCTTGACACGTCTGTCTGGGACTCTGACTCCGATACCGGCTCCAAGAAGCCTTCACCAGCACTCAAAG GTAAaagtggagggaggaagaggaagcagTCTGGATCTGAAGAGGATGATTTCAGTCCCAAGAAGACACCTGGGAAAGCACCCAAAACCCCTGCCAGCAGG AAGCCATCAAAGAAAGTAGCCGTGACCCCGCCCCCCAtgtcagatgatgatgatgtggacTCCAACCGTTTCAGCCAATCCAGCGTGGCGTCCCGAGAACGACCGGGCAGAGGCAGGGCCAAGAAGGAAGTGAAGTACTTTGCTGAGTCAGGGTCAGACGATGATCAGTACGACATGTTTGAGTAG
- the LOC139373587 gene encoding DNA topoisomerase 2-beta-like isoform X8 has protein sequence MSNGAAGSGGLTWVNAAKKREEEAAAAAAAANGRGDGGKAEGGGGGAKKKGGDKMSVERVYQKKTQLEHILLRPDTYIGSVEPVTQQMWVFDEDLGMNLREITYVPGLYKIFDEILVNAADNKQRDKSMSTIKISIDPESNTITIWNNGKGIPVVEHKDEKMYVPALIFGHLLTSSNYDDEQKKVTGGRNGYGAKLCNIFSTKFTVETACKEYKHSFKQTWQNNMGKTSDSKIKFFDGDDFTCVTFQPDLSKFKMEKLDKDIVALLTKRAYDIAGSCKGVKVMLNGKKLPVTGFRSYVDLYVKDKLDEVGVALKVVNESVNERWEVCLTMSEKGFQQISFVNSIATTKGGRHIDYVVDQIVAKLIEVVKKKNKAGVSVKPFQVKNHIWVFVNALIENPTFDSQTKENMTLQTKSFGSKCPLSEKFIRAATNCGIVESILNWVKFKAQTQLNKKCSSVKYSKIKGIPKLDDANDAGGKHSSECTLILTEGDSAKSLAVSGLGVIGRDRYGVFPLRGKILNVREATHKQIMENAEINNIIKIVGLQYKKSYEDPESLRSLRYGKIMIMTDQDQDGSHIKGLLINFFHHNWPSLLKHTFLEEFITPIVKVNKNKQEHAFYSIPEFDEWKKQTVNFKTWHIKYYKGLGTSTSKEAKEYFADMEKHRIMFRYAGTEDDAAITLAFSKKKTDDRKEWLTNFMEDRRQRRMHGLPEQYLYGTQAKHLSYNDFINKELILFSNSDNERSIPSLVDGLKPGQRKVLFTCMKRNDKREVKVAQLAGSVAEMSAYHHGEQSLLMTIVNLAQNFVGSNNVNILQPLGQFGTRINGGKDAASPRYIFTMLSPLAKMLFPAVDSSLLKFLFDDNQKVEPEWYIPILPLVLVNGAEGIGTGWACKIPNYDHREIVNNLYRMLNMQDPLPMLPSYKNFKGVIHELGQNQYMVSGEISVLDKNTIEITELPVRTWTQAYKESVLEPMLQGTEKTPALINDYKEYHTDQTVKFVVRMSEEKLAQAEAAGLHKVFKLQSSLTCNSMVLFDHMGCLKRYDSVQDILKEFFELRLHYYKLRKDWLVGSLGAEASKLSNQARFVLEKIEGKITIENKSKRELIRMLVQKGFESDPVAAWTKAQEKALEEDDHDGNNSDSSVDSGSSSGPNFNYILNMPLWCLSKEKVDELLRQRDIKKGELNELQRKSPEDLWKEDLAVFIEELDKIEAQEQADICAGRGTKLVKGKVGKPKVKKLHLEETLPSLYGRRVVPTITQAMKTDASKKMTKKKKGDADLVMKLEFDDEMGVLGSDGGTGENSLNSSSNTPAPTPAKPKAPRVKREKKEPGTPRARKPPAPKGSSGKKVKKRNPWSEDESKSESDLEDSEPVVIPRDTKSQRASAVKPKYTFDFSEEEDGGEEEEEDDEDAASSPVRPCKDDFTASSETKDRYNDHSANDEDDEDIFPPPKQTTTTVSPAKKKEPESIFSSSKSAFSSEKSNDSDDLKLDSDEEDKAFSSYSSSSAFDKPVPAKKAKKLSDAALKPRKAPTPKTPPKQKLDTSVWDSDSDTGSKKPSPALKGKSGGRKRKQSGSEEDDFSPKKTPGKAPKTPASRKPSKKVAVTPPPMSDDDDVDSNRFSQSSVASRERPGRGRAKKEVKYFAESGSDDDQYDMFE, from the exons TCAACGCAGCTGACAACAAACAGCGGGATAAGAGCATGTCAACCATAAAGATCTCCATTGATCC TGAGTCCAACACCATCACCATCTGGAACAATGGTAAAGGCATCCCTGTGGTGGAACACAAAGATGAGAAGATGTATGTTCCCGCTCTCATCTTCGGACACCTCCTCACCTCCAGTAACTACGACGACGAGCAGAAGAAAGTCACAG GTGGAAGGAACGGGTACGGTGCTAAACTCTGCAACATCTTCAGCACAAAGTTCACAGTGGAAACCGCCTGCAAGGAGTACAAACACAGCTTCAAACAG aCTTGGCAGAACAACATGGGGAAGACGAGCGACTCCAAGATCAAGTTCTTTGACGGGGATGACTTCACGTGCGTGACCTTCCAGCCGGACCTGTCCAAGTTCAAGATGGAGAAGCTGGACAAGGACATCGTGGCTCTGCTCACCAAGAGGGCTTACGACATCGCTGGGTCCTGCAAGGGCGTCAAAGTCATGCTCAACGGGAAGAAACTCCCT gTGACAGGGTTCCGCAGCTATGTGGACCTGTACGTGAAGGACAAGCTAGACGAGGTGGGCGTGGCTTTGAAGGTGGTCAACGAGTCGGTCAACGAGCGCTGGGAGGTCTGTCTCACTATGAGTGAGAAGGGATTCCAACAGATCAGCTTCGTCAACAGTATCGCCACCACCAAG GGTGGCAGACACATTGATTATGTGGTGGACCAGATCGTAGCCAAGCTGATAGAAGtggtgaagaagaagaacaaaGCTGGTGTCTCAGTCAAACCCTTCCAG GTGAAGAACCACATCTGGGTGTTTGTGAATGCGTTGATCGAGAACCCGACCTTTGACTCCCAGACCAAGGAGAACATGACCCTCCAGACCAAGAGCTTTGGTTCTAAGTGTCCTCTGTCTGAGAAGTTCATCAGAGCA GCGACCAACTGTGGCATCGTGGAGAGTATCCTGAACTGGGTGAAGTTCAAGGCCCAGACACAACTCAACAAGAAGTGTTCTTCAGTGAAGTACAGCAAGATTAAAGGCATCCCCAAGCTTGACGACGCCAACGATGCTG gtggtaaacaCTCGTCAGAATGCACTCTGATCCTGACTGAGGGAGACTCGGCCAAGTCCTTGGCCGTCTCCGGCCTTGGTGTCATTGGGCGAGATCGCTATGGTGTCTTCCCACTACGAGGAAAAATTCTGAACGTACGAGAGGCCACACACAAACAG ATCATGGAGAACGCAGAGATCAACAACATCATCAAGATCGTGGGTCTGCAGTACAAGAAGAGCTACGAGGACCCAGAGTCTCTGAGATCCCTACGCTACGGCAAGATCATGATCATGACCGATCAG GATCAAGATGGCTCCCATATCAAGGGTTTGCTCATCAATTTCTTCCATCACAACTGGCCATCCCTGCTCAAACACACCTTCCTGGAGGAGTTCATCACGCCCATCGTCAAA GTGAACAAGAATAAACAGGAGCATGCTTTCTACAGCATTCCAGAGTTTGACGAATGGAAGAAACAGACGGTCAACTTTAAAACCTGGCATATAAAGTACTACAAAG GTTTGGGTACCAGCACAAGCAAGGAGGCCAAGGAGTACTTTGCAGACATGGAGAAACACCGGATCATGTTTAGATACGCCGGGACAGAGGACGACGCTGCCATCACACTG GCGTTCAGTAAGAAGAAGACTGACGACAGGAAGGAGTGGCTCACCAACTTCatggaggacaggagacagaggaggatgcACGGCCTGCCAGAG CAATACCTGTACGGCACGCAGGCGAAACACCTGTCCTACAACGACTTCATCAACAAAGAACTCATCCTCTTCTCCAACTCTGACAACGAGAGATCCATCCCATCCTTAGTGGACG GTCTGAAGCCAGGTCAGAGAAAGGTACTCTTCACCTGTATGAAGAGGAATGATAAGAGGGAGGTGAAGGTGGCTCAGCTGGCTGGTTCAGTGGCAGAGATGTCTGCCTACCATCATGGAGAG CAATCCCTGTTGATGACAATTGTGAACTTGGCCCAGAACTTTGTGGGCAGCAACAACGTGAACATCCTGCAGCCGCTGGGTCAGTTTGGTACCCGCATCAACGGGGGCAAGGATGCTGCCAGCCCCCGTTACATCTTCACCATGCTCAG TCCCCTGGCCAAGATGTTGTTCCCAGCGGTGGACTCCAGCCTGCTGAAGTTCCTGTTTGATGACAACCAGAAGGTGGAGCCAGAGTGGTACATCCCCATCCTCCCTTTGGTGCTGGTGAACGGGGCCGAGGGCATCGGGACGGGCTGGGCGTGCAAGATCCCCAACTACGACCACAGAGAGATAGTCAACAACCTGTACCGCATGCTCAACATGCAGGACCCTCTGCCCATG CTGCCCAGCTATAAGAACTTTAAAGGAGTGATCCATGAGTTGGGTCAGAACCAGTACATGGTCAGTGGCGAGATCTCTGTCCTGGACAAGAACACCATTGAGATCACTGAGCTGCCCGTTCGCACCTGGACACAG gcctACAAGGAGTCGGTACTAGAGCCCATGCTCCAGGGGACAGAGAAGACTCCAGCTCTGATTAatgactataaggagtaccacaCGGACCAAACCGTCAAGTTTGTAGTCCGTATGTCAGAGGAGAAGCTGGCCCAGGCAGAGGCTGCTGGACTACACAAAGTCTTCAAGCTACAGTCCAGCCTCACCTGCAACTCCATG GTGTTGTTTGACCACATGGGCTGTCTGAAGAGGTATGACTCGGTCCAGGACATTCTCAAGGAGTTCTTTGAGCTGCGGTTGCACTACTACAAGCTGAGGAAGGATTGGCTTGTGGGGAGCCTGGGGGCGGAGGCTTCCAAACTGTCCAATCAGGCAAGATTTGTGCTGGAGAAGATCGAAGGAAAGATCACAATCG AGAACAAGTCTAAGAGGGAACTGATCAGGATGCTGGTGCAGAAAGGATTTGAGTCAGACCCGGTGGCGGCATGGACCAAGGCACAGGAAAAG gcTCTGGAGGAGGACGATCATGATGGTAACAACAGTGACAGCTCTGTGGACTCTGGGTCGTCGTCGGGACCAAACTTCAACTACATCCTCAACATGCCTCTGTGGTGCCTGTCCAAGGAGAAGGTGGACGAGCTGCTCCGACAGAGAGACATCAAG AAAGGAGAGTTGAATGAGCTGCAGAGGAAGTCTCCTGAGGACCTGTGGAAGGAGGACCTGGCTGTCTTCATTGAGGAACTGGAT AAAATCGAGGCCCAGGAGCAGGCAGACATATGTGCAGGTAGAGGCACCAAGCTGGTGAAGGGCAAGGTGGGCAAGCCCAAGGTGAAGAAACTACACCTGGAGGAAACGTTACCCTCGCTGTACGGCCGTAGGGTCGTACCCACCATCACACAGGCCATGAAGACTGACGCCTCCAAGAAGATGACCAAGAAGAAGAAG GGTGATGCGGACCTGGTGATGAAGCTGGAGTTTGATGATGAGATGGGAGTACTGGGATCAGACGGAGGAACAGGGGAGAACTCCCTCAACTCCTCCTCTAATacaccagccccaaccccagccaagCCCAAGGCCCCCCGGGTCAAACGGGAGAAGAAGGAGCCAG GTACTCCAAGAGCCAGGAAACCCCCAGCACCCAAAGGATCGTCTGGTAAGAAGGTGAAGAAGCGTAACCCCTGGTCGGAGGACGAGTCCAAATCAGAGAGCGACCTGGAGGACAGTGAACCTGTAGTCATTCCCCGAGACACCAAGTCACAACGGGCCTCAG CGGTCAAGCCCAAGTACACCTTTGATTTCAgtgaggaagaggatggaggagaggaagaggaggaggatgatgaagatGCTGCGTCCTCGCCCGTCCGGCCCTGCAAAGACGACTTCACTGCCTCCTCCGAGACTAAAGACCGATACAACGACCACAGCGCCAATGACGAGGATGATGAAGATATCTTCCCCCCGCCCAAACAGACAACCACCACCGTCTCACCAGCAAAGAAGAAGGAACCAGAGAGTATATTCTCCTCCTCCAAATCAGCCTTCTCCTCTGAAAAGAGCAATGACAGTG ACGATCTGAAGTTGGACAGTGACGAGGAAGACAAGGCCTTCTCCTCCTACTCCAGCAGCTCTGCCTTCGACAAACCTGTCCCAGCTAAGAAAG CTAAGAAGCTGTCGGATGCAGCGCTCAAACCCAGGAAAGCACCAACGCCCAAAACGCCACCAAAACAGAAGCTTGACACGTCTGTCTGGGACTCTGACTCCGATACCGGCTCCAAGAAGCCTTCACCAGCACTCAAAG GTAAaagtggagggaggaagaggaagcagTCTGGATCTGAAGAGGATGATTTCAGTCCCAAGAAGACACCTGGGAAAGCACCCAAAACCCCTGCCAGCAGG AAGCCATCAAAGAAAGTAGCCGTGACCCCGCCCCCCAtgtcagatgatgatgatgtggacTCCAACCGTTTCAGCCAATCCAGCGTGGCGTCCCGAGAACGACCGGGCAGAGGCAGGGCCAAGAAGGAAGTGAAGTACTTTGCTGAGTCAGGGTCAGACGATGATCAGTACGACATGTTTGAGTAG